In Candidatus Poribacteria bacterium, the following are encoded in one genomic region:
- a CDS encoding creatininase family protein yields the protein MRHEVQWERMFPDELEAALETCPMVYLPYGLCEPHGWHNSVGMDAIRAHECSCQAAQAHGGIVAPPFYWHCHEIGGYGSWGHNQVDQERPWLTAIPPWMFLKNICYHIRAVDALGFQGAILFSGHSGPHRLDVPVVIEIMQAHVGVRMYSTMSIGADIERFEDGNGLGGHAGRGETSVLWAVAPDCVDMSRMPTDDTRAPDFAMGDFNESSSRQVGEQMVIDIVAHFGEKTRELLSAYEAEVSNHTPLTFDDVEGIWEDEIRPKLTAFASLQPPEPAPPSDSRWYPNSQIPKGRIL from the coding sequence ATGAGACATGAGGTGCAGTGGGAACGAATGTTCCCAGATGAGTTAGAAGCGGCACTTGAGACGTGTCCAATGGTGTATCTACCTTATGGGTTGTGCGAACCGCACGGTTGGCACAATTCGGTTGGGATGGATGCGATTCGGGCACATGAATGCTCGTGTCAGGCGGCGCAAGCACACGGTGGGATTGTCGCACCGCCGTTCTACTGGCATTGCCATGAGATTGGTGGTTACGGTTCATGGGGACACAATCAAGTCGACCAAGAGCGACCGTGGCTGACAGCCATACCGCCTTGGATGTTTTTGAAAAATATCTGCTATCACATTCGAGCAGTGGATGCGTTGGGTTTTCAGGGTGCAATTCTATTTTCAGGGCATTCGGGTCCCCATCGGTTGGACGTGCCAGTAGTGATTGAGATTATGCAGGCACATGTCGGCGTTCGGATGTATTCAACGATGAGTATCGGTGCGGATATCGAGCGTTTCGAGGATGGTAACGGATTGGGTGGGCATGCTGGACGCGGTGAAACGTCCGTGCTTTGGGCGGTGGCACCCGATTGCGTGGATATGTCGCGGATGCCGACGGATGACACACGCGCACCTGATTTCGCAATGGGGGATTTCAACGAGTCCTCCAGTCGTCAAGTTGGGGAACAGATGGTGATCGATATTGTGGCGCATTTTGGTGAAAAGACGCGGGAGTTGTTATCGGCTTATGAAGCGGAAGTGTCGAATCACACGCCACTGACGTTTGATGATGTCGAAGGGATTTGGGAAGACGAGATCCGACCGAAGTTGACTGCGTTTGCTTCCCTGCAGCCGCCTGAACCCGCACCGCCTTCTGATTCTCGATGGTACCCGAACTCGCAGATACCTAAAGGGCGGATACTGTGA
- the arsM gene encoding arsenite methyltransferase produces MKSQDVKQIKESVRQHYADRIKTDESCCSSVTCCPDTDTDSPAEKNGYTEAQISSIPTDAAEHSFGCGNPLEYTDVQEGDVVVDLGSGAGIDVLLASQLISESGSAIGIDMTPEMIEKARQNAEEVGAKNVDFRLGEIESMPVEDGSVDWIISNCVICLSPDKDKVFEEAFRVLKPGGKLVVSDMVANNMPGWVRTAVSTWVSCISGALPEDQYLGSIRQAGFEDVRVLSKSAYAKMGPVEVASVKVAAVKPV; encoded by the coding sequence ATGAAGTCTCAGGATGTAAAACAGATTAAGGAATCCGTTCGTCAGCACTATGCCGATAGAATAAAAACGGATGAGTCGTGCTGTTCATCAGTCACCTGCTGTCCAGACACCGATACGGATAGCCCCGCAGAAAAGAATGGTTACACCGAAGCACAGATTTCCAGCATCCCCACCGATGCTGCTGAACACTCCTTTGGGTGCGGGAATCCATTGGAATATACAGACGTTCAAGAGGGTGACGTTGTGGTGGATCTCGGCTCTGGTGCCGGGATTGATGTGTTACTCGCATCGCAGCTTATCAGTGAAAGCGGCAGCGCGATCGGTATTGATATGACCCCTGAGATGATCGAGAAAGCGCGACAGAATGCTGAGGAGGTTGGTGCGAAGAATGTCGATTTCCGTTTGGGTGAGATCGAATCCATGCCGGTCGAAGATGGAAGTGTGGATTGGATCATTTCGAATTGCGTCATCTGCCTGTCGCCGGATAAGGACAAGGTTTTTGAAGAAGCGTTCCGCGTCCTCAAACCGGGCGGTAAATTGGTGGTATCCGATATGGTCGCCAACAATATGCCCGGGTGGGTGAGGACTGCAGTCAGCACATGGGTGAGTTGTATTTCAGGCGCGTTGCCTGAGGACCAGTATTTAGGTTCGATTCGCCAAGCCGGATTTGAAGACGTTCGGGTTCTCAGTAAGTCAGCCTATGCGAAAATGGGGCCGGTGGAGGTGGCGAGCGTTAAAGTGGCAGCAGTTAAACCGGTATGA
- a CDS encoding SUMF1/EgtB/PvdO family nonheme iron enzyme has protein sequence MKRFSRSIWIIVCLYATIAFAQWPQWRGQNRDGILTQFSAPSVWPKRLKKLWHVELGSGDASPIVNGGRIYTHTRQGENEVVTALDFETGQVLWRDSYGPVPYMWPWHGAESRGQGPFSTPILHDGVVYTLGVTQALSAFDAETGQVLWRKDFKKHLGFGSSTSPIVESGYCIVHVGEPKNGALTAFDARTGDVAWQWTEDGPSYASPICVEFEGTKQLIVLTRKYCIGISPTTGKLFWKTPFEQVWDETIPTPVRYKDTLVLSAAETGTHAVRVRKDGDEWAAELVWQNPKIHMYTASFVLNGDLLYGFSMQRKGQFFCLDPRTGKVLWTSEGRQGESASIVSAGEVLFCLTGDAELILIKPNAQAFEPIARYSIADRTTWAHPVILDKYILIKNASHLALWSLEGLDMADAEPEEITTVTPSGQPSATRLETIIWDKDGAEMVLIPAGEFQMGSNAGDMDEKPVHTIHLDAFYIDKYEVTVARYKQFISATGHPEPTKFWNDPQYNQPNHPVVGVTWYDAMAYAEWAGKRLPTEAEWEKAARGGLVAKKYPWGNTAPEDDEQHRANYDFLGSDGGKTTFPVGSFPPNSYGLYDMAGNAWEWCLDEYQQNFYAASPRENPLAGEPLSDYKAITSERVIRGGSWENYDNLIRVNNRNRGHPTRTYYPGFRCVVQRSH, from the coding sequence ATGAAACGATTTTCAAGAAGTATCTGGATCATCGTATGCCTTTATGCCACCATTGCATTTGCCCAATGGCCACAATGGCGCGGACAAAACCGAGACGGCATTCTGACACAATTCTCTGCACCATCGGTTTGGCCGAAACGACTGAAAAAACTCTGGCATGTAGAGTTGGGAAGTGGGGATGCCTCGCCTATTGTCAACGGAGGGCGGATTTATACGCACACACGGCAAGGCGAAAATGAAGTTGTTACTGCACTTGACTTTGAAACGGGTCAGGTGCTTTGGCGGGATTCCTATGGACCGGTGCCATATATGTGGCCTTGGCATGGGGCGGAATCGCGGGGTCAAGGACCATTTTCCACGCCAATACTTCACGATGGGGTTGTCTATACCTTGGGAGTCACACAAGCCCTCTCCGCATTTGATGCCGAAACGGGTCAGGTGCTTTGGCGAAAAGATTTCAAAAAACACCTCGGCTTCGGGAGTTCAACATCGCCAATTGTGGAGTCAGGTTACTGCATCGTCCATGTAGGTGAACCGAAGAACGGCGCCTTGACGGCGTTTGACGCACGTACAGGTGATGTCGCATGGCAGTGGACTGAAGATGGTCCATCCTACGCGTCCCCAATCTGCGTTGAATTTGAGGGAACAAAACAACTCATTGTACTCACTCGGAAATACTGCATCGGCATCTCACCGACTACTGGCAAACTTTTTTGGAAAACGCCCTTTGAACAGGTGTGGGACGAGACTATCCCTACCCCGGTTCGTTACAAAGATACTCTTGTTCTTTCGGCTGCAGAAACAGGGACGCATGCAGTCCGTGTCCGCAAGGATGGTGATGAATGGGCAGCCGAACTGGTTTGGCAGAATCCGAAAATTCACATGTACACTGCATCGTTTGTCTTGAATGGTGACTTGTTGTATGGATTTTCTATGCAGCGTAAGGGGCAATTCTTCTGCCTTGACCCGCGGACCGGAAAGGTCCTTTGGACAAGCGAAGGGCGGCAGGGTGAATCTGCGTCGATTGTCAGTGCAGGTGAGGTGTTGTTCTGTTTAACAGGCGATGCGGAACTGATTCTCATTAAGCCGAATGCACAAGCGTTTGAACCGATTGCTCGGTATTCAATTGCGGATAGAACGACTTGGGCGCATCCCGTCATTTTGGATAAGTACATCCTCATCAAGAACGCTTCACATCTCGCGCTCTGGAGTTTGGAAGGACTGGATATGGCTGATGCCGAGCCGGAAGAGATCACGACTGTTACACCATCGGGACAACCGAGCGCAACGAGGCTTGAAACCATCATTTGGGACAAAGATGGTGCAGAGATGGTGCTTATTCCTGCGGGTGAGTTTCAGATGGGCAGCAATGCCGGTGATATGGATGAAAAGCCAGTGCACACCATTCACCTTGATGCCTTCTATATTGATAAATACGAAGTAACGGTCGCCCGATACAAACAGTTCATTTCAGCTACCGGACACCCAGAACCGACAAAATTCTGGAATGATCCACAATATAATCAACCGAACCACCCTGTTGTCGGAGTGACGTGGTATGACGCGATGGCGTATGCAGAATGGGCAGGTAAACGGCTGCCTACTGAAGCAGAATGGGAGAAAGCCGCACGTGGTGGTTTGGTTGCGAAGAAATATCCATGGGGTAACACCGCACCGGAAGATGACGAACAGCACCGCGCAAACTACGATTTTCTGGGAAGCGACGGTGGAAAGACAACGTTTCCTGTCGGGAGTTTTCCGCCCAATAGTTACGGACTTTACGATATGGCAGGCAACGCTTGGGAGTGGTGTCTTGATGAGTATCAGCAAAATTTCTACGCTGCCAGTCCACGAGAGAATCCGTTAGCGGGTGAGCCATTGTCGGATTATAAAGCTATAACATCGGAGCGTGTGATACGCGGAGGGAGTTGGGAAAACTATGATAATCTTATCCGGGTCAATAACCGTAATAGGGGGCATCCGACACGGACTTATTATCCAGGATTTCGGTGTGTTGTGCAACGTTCTCATTGA
- a CDS encoding glycoside hydrolase family 32 protein, with protein MRRYDDFLMESYQVREKMVADKLRPKYHFLPPHGRWNDINGAVFFNGRYHLGYLQKIRNGPDERDFSSWQHISSRDLLHWTYHTAYLDEPLEGKKGDYFNSGDIMDGMEIPTIITNMPRRGICIYQCHDADLSHWTPLAENPVIPIDTDEFPECVIFDPSGWKEGDTYYALIGNKNHRPGYEGDSTSLFKSKDLKEWNYVGPFYKSSRRWTAAVEDCACSDFFRFGEKWMLLMHTHHPFNKCQYYIGHYENETFYPEINGQLSHRGSILSGPETLIDDKGRRLFWGWIGDARDADTYGWQSIMTLPWHLKPTPDNCLNIEPALELQSLRYNPFQVGNLFLEAGQEITLDGIASDCMELKLTIEPHSAQRFGLKLFCSPDLEEETVIRYDTGQQAFIVDFENASTDKTLSYRCGREVLKSGEFKQTVPFTLGDDRVLELDIFVDRSVIEIFVNAEVCIVQRVYPMRPDSKEVRLFCEGRRIAVRNIVKWEMDATNPW; from the coding sequence ATGCGTAGGTATGATGATTTTTTAATGGAGTCGTATCAAGTCAGAGAAAAGATGGTCGCCGATAAATTGCGACCGAAGTACCACTTTTTACCACCACACGGGCGTTGGAATGACATCAATGGTGCAGTCTTCTTCAACGGTAGATACCATCTCGGCTACCTACAAAAGATCAGAAACGGTCCCGATGAGAGGGACTTTTCGAGTTGGCAACACATTTCGAGTCGGGATCTGTTGCATTGGACGTATCACACTGCGTACCTCGACGAGCCACTCGAAGGGAAGAAAGGCGATTATTTCAATAGCGGCGACATCATGGACGGGATGGAAATTCCGACGATTATCACCAACATGCCCAGAAGAGGAATCTGCATTTATCAATGCCACGATGCCGATCTCTCACACTGGACACCCTTAGCAGAAAATCCGGTGATTCCAATTGATACGGACGAATTTCCCGAATGCGTGATTTTCGATCCGAGCGGCTGGAAAGAGGGTGATACCTACTACGCCTTAATCGGCAATAAAAACCATCGTCCCGGCTACGAAGGTGATTCGACCAGCCTGTTTAAGTCGAAAGACCTCAAGGAGTGGAATTACGTCGGTCCCTTCTATAAATCTTCGCGCAGATGGACAGCAGCGGTTGAAGATTGCGCCTGCTCTGACTTCTTCCGATTTGGGGAGAAATGGATGCTGCTGATGCACACCCATCATCCCTTTAACAAATGCCAGTATTACATCGGACACTACGAAAATGAAACCTTTTATCCCGAAATTAACGGACAATTGAGCCATCGCGGCAGTATACTCTCCGGTCCCGAAACCCTCATCGACGATAAGGGCAGACGCCTTTTTTGGGGATGGATCGGCGATGCCCGCGACGCAGACACATATGGCTGGCAGAGCATTATGACGCTGCCGTGGCACCTAAAACCAACACCGGATAACTGTCTGAATATCGAACCGGCTTTAGAATTACAATCCTTGAGATACAATCCATTTCAAGTCGGAAATCTGTTTTTAGAAGCGGGGCAGGAGATCACCCTTGACGGGATTGCTTCCGATTGTATGGAGTTGAAACTGACAATAGAGCCACATTCCGCGCAGCGATTTGGGTTAAAACTGTTCTGTTCGCCAGATCTTGAGGAAGAGACGGTGATTCGTTACGATACGGGCCAGCAAGCCTTTATTGTCGATTTTGAAAATGCGAGTACCGACAAAACGCTTTCATACCGGTGTGGACGTGAGGTGCTGAAATCTGGAGAGTTCAAGCAAACCGTGCCCTTCACACTCGGAGACGACCGAGTGCTTGAATTGGATATTTTCGTTGACAGATCGGTAATTGAAATTTTTGTCAACGCTGAGGTGTGCATTGTCCAGCGAGTTTATCCGATGCGCCCCGACAGCAAAGAGGTACGATTGTTTTGTGAAGGTCGACGGATTGCAGTCAGAAATATTGTGAAATGGGAGATGGACGCAACCAATCCGTGGTAA